One genomic window of Parafrankia irregularis includes the following:
- a CDS encoding SDR family NAD(P)-dependent oxidoreductase, translating to MVNRIAGKVAIVTGAASGIGRAVTRRFVAEGARVVGGDVNEEGLAALAAELGDSFAGARCDVTVEADVAALVELATSRFGGLDIAVANAGGGTNAEIVDHDFAEWRRVVDLCLHGVFLTVKHAGAAMRAAGAGGSGDSGPGGGSIVTIASLNAVQPGRGMGAYCAAKAGVVALTEVAAMELGPAGIRVNSVAPGLVRTSATGPMWSLPGLVDEYIDNTPLGRFAEPDEVASVVLFLASDEAGFVSASLYGVDGGARTRRYPDVIGTATRLLGSGA from the coding sequence GTGGTGAACCGGATTGCGGGAAAAGTTGCCATCGTCACAGGAGCGGCGAGCGGGATCGGGCGCGCGGTGACCCGGCGGTTCGTCGCCGAGGGTGCCCGGGTGGTCGGCGGAGATGTCAACGAGGAAGGGCTGGCGGCGCTGGCCGCCGAGCTGGGCGACTCCTTCGCCGGCGCCCGCTGCGACGTCACCGTCGAGGCCGACGTCGCGGCGCTGGTGGAGCTGGCCACCAGCCGCTTCGGCGGGCTGGACATCGCCGTCGCCAACGCCGGCGGCGGAACCAACGCGGAGATCGTCGACCACGACTTCGCGGAATGGCGCCGGGTCGTCGACCTGTGCCTGCACGGGGTCTTCCTCACCGTGAAGCACGCGGGGGCGGCGATGCGCGCGGCCGGAGCCGGCGGCAGCGGCGACAGCGGCCCCGGCGGCGGCTCGATCGTGACGATCGCCAGCCTCAACGCCGTGCAGCCCGGCCGCGGCATGGGGGCGTACTGCGCGGCCAAGGCCGGAGTCGTGGCGCTGACCGAGGTGGCGGCGATGGAGCTCGGCCCGGCCGGGATACGCGTCAACTCCGTCGCACCGGGCCTGGTGCGTACCTCGGCAACCGGCCCGATGTGGAGCCTGCCCGGGCTCGTCGACGAGTACATCGACAACACCCCGCTCGGCCGGTTCGCCGAACCCGACGAGGTGGCGAGCGTCGTGCTGTTCCTCGCCTCCGACGAGGCGGGCTTCGTCTCCGCGAGCCTCTACGGCGTGGACGGCGGCGCCCGGACCAGGCGCTACCCGGACGTGATCGGCACCGCCACCCGCCTGCTCGGCTCGGGGGCCTGA
- a CDS encoding alcohol dehydrogenase catalytic domain-containing protein: MRAARLHGPRDLRVDDVPAPSAGPGEVLLRPLFTGLCGSDLHMWHGGTGMSAGPLTLGHEFSAEVVEVGPDVDDPRVAAGQLRPGALVSVEPMWTCGHCGPCRAGSYNLCRNMVWHGLSDRAGALAELTVVRPGMVHVLPEGLDAVQGALIEPLAVAHHAVGRCGDIAGGSALVLGAGPVGLAAALDLVARGVERLVVTEPSKVRRDAVSTVLAAVGAGTASVVDPTETDPAELARELTKGEGVDCVVDAAGVEPAFQSGLSALRPGGTIVTVATYLKPVSLHPLLTMLSEIDVRASLGYRGDFPPVVDLMAAGAFPIDGWVRQVPLADVAEAFELLDAGADIKLLVDAGA; the protein is encoded by the coding sequence ATGCGAGCTGCCCGCCTGCACGGCCCCCGCGACCTGCGGGTCGACGACGTCCCAGCCCCGTCCGCCGGCCCCGGTGAGGTGCTGCTGCGGCCCCTGTTCACCGGGCTGTGCGGCTCCGACCTGCATATGTGGCACGGCGGCACCGGGATGTCCGCGGGCCCGCTGACACTCGGCCACGAGTTCTCCGCCGAGGTCGTCGAGGTCGGCCCGGACGTCGACGACCCCCGGGTCGCCGCCGGGCAGCTGCGCCCCGGGGCACTGGTGTCCGTCGAACCGATGTGGACGTGCGGCCACTGCGGCCCGTGCCGCGCCGGTTCGTACAACCTGTGCCGCAACATGGTCTGGCACGGGCTGTCCGACCGGGCCGGCGCGCTCGCCGAGCTGACCGTCGTCCGGCCCGGCATGGTGCACGTGCTGCCCGAGGGCCTGGACGCCGTCCAGGGCGCGCTCATCGAGCCGCTCGCGGTGGCACACCACGCGGTGGGCCGGTGCGGCGACATCGCCGGCGGCAGCGCCCTCGTGCTCGGCGCCGGCCCGGTGGGCCTGGCCGCCGCGCTCGACCTGGTCGCCCGGGGCGTCGAGCGGCTGGTCGTGACCGAGCCGTCGAAGGTCCGCCGCGACGCGGTCAGCACCGTGCTGGCCGCCGTCGGCGCGGGCACCGCCAGCGTGGTCGACCCGACCGAGACCGACCCGGCGGAGCTGGCCAGGGAGCTGACCAAGGGCGAGGGCGTGGACTGTGTCGTCGACGCGGCCGGCGTCGAGCCCGCGTTCCAGTCCGGCCTGTCCGCCCTGCGCCCCGGCGGAACCATCGTCACCGTGGCGACCTACCTGAAGCCGGTGAGCCTGCATCCCCTGCTGACGATGCTCAGCGAGATCGACGTGCGGGCCTCCCTCGGCTACCGCGGCGACTTCCCACCGGTCGTCGACCTGATGGCGGCCGGCGCCTTCCCCATCGACGGCTGGGTGCGCCAGGTACCGCTCGCCGACGTCGCCGAAGCGTTCGAGCTACTGGACGCCGGCGCCGACATCAAGCTCCTCGTCGACGCAGGCGCATAA